From Gemmatimonadota bacterium, a single genomic window includes:
- a CDS encoding clan AA aspartic protease has translation MGTTYVNVTIRNPAELHRSWTGKFMVDNGAFDSLLPKERLEAIGLKPRGSRDYFLADGKPVTLEATVAEIEFEGVIVGGTIVYGEEGAEPLIGVTTLKSGGFEIDPRSERLKRLPGIMMKRKDADRKAA, from the coding sequence ATGGGTACCACATACGTCAACGTAACGATCCGAAACCCCGCCGAGCTACATCGTAGCTGGACCGGCAAGTTTATGGTCGATAACGGGGCGTTCGACTCGCTCTTGCCGAAGGAGCGCCTGGAAGCGATTGGCCTCAAACCGAGGGGAAGTCGCGACTATTTTCTCGCTGATGGGAAACCGGTCACGCTGGAAGCGACGGTCGCGGAGATCGAGTTCGAAGGAGTGATCGTCGGCGGGACCATCGTGTATGGCGAGGAAGGGGCGGAACCACTGATCGGCGTTACTACCCTGAAGTCCGGCGGGTTCGAGATCGACCCTCGCAGTGAAAGACTGAAGCGGCTCCCGGGCATAATGATGAAGCGCAAGGATGCGGACCGCAAGGCCGCCTGA
- a CDS encoding DUF1697 domain-containing protein produces the protein MTTNNNPDKTYLALLRGINVGGKNIIKMADLRSCFEAEGFRGVVTYIQSGNVIFHSPSSGLRTLTNRIEEMLAAAFDYEASIVLRSRKQMRAVVAAAPPGFGEQPETFRYDVLFLKAPLTAPIAMESVPTRPGVDEAWIGSGVLYFSRRIDQASRSYLSRLASMPVYQRMTVRNWNTTTRLLELMNKD, from the coding sequence ATGACCACAAATAACAATCCCGACAAAACCTACCTTGCCCTATTGCGCGGTATCAACGTCGGCGGCAAGAACATTATCAAGATGGCGGATCTCCGGAGCTGTTTCGAGGCCGAAGGCTTCCGTGGTGTCGTCACCTATATTCAAAGTGGAAACGTGATCTTCCATTCGCCTTCATCCGGGCTCAGGACCCTGACGAACCGAATCGAGGAAATGCTCGCCGCGGCGTTCGACTACGAAGCGAGTATCGTGTTACGCTCACGAAAGCAGATGCGGGCGGTGGTCGCCGCCGCGCCGCCGGGTTTCGGCGAACAACCGGAGACGTTCCGCTACGACGTTCTCTTCCTGAAGGCTCCTCTTACAGCACCCATCGCCATGGAGAGTGTCCCCACCAGACCCGGCGTGGATGAAGCCTGGATCGGCAGCGGTGTGCTCTACTTCTCGAGACGCATCGACCAGGCCTCGCGCAGCTATCTCAGCCGCCTGGCGTCGATGCCCGTGTACCAGCGCATGACCGTCCGCAATTGGAACACGACGACCAGGTTGCTCGAGCTCATGAACAAAGACTGA
- a CDS encoding Ig-like domain-containing protein, whose translation MRFLVVPVVLSIIVLPSCSRESPTGPLPAASIRISPAEAELDAIGATVQFTASVRDGNDRVIADAAVTWTSGNTEVASVTEEGLVTAKKNGSAVVTAVSGQFRANAAVTVSQAVARIEVAPASATLTKADGSLRVEAVAKDRNGNLVPNARLVWTSSDPIIVSVNALGDLEARSNGNARITVSSGEVSTSVEITVSGFGPDAPERAALVALFNGTGGPGWTLATNWSSDAPLAEWQGVTTDAEGRVIELLLDRNGLNGAFPVELGRLGRLRSLSLVGNQLTGSIPPEIGRLARLEALDISYNRLTGSIPPEIGRLVRLRKLGANGNNFSPGPLPRSMTNLDNLESLRLARTFLCASLDAVFQAWLGEIGDVEVDNCEDMERSALIALYNAADGGNWTGRHNWLTGAPLSDWHGVATNDMGQVTGLDLEDNSLRGTLPSRLGDLRSLSVLDLSNNSGLTGPLPVSLVGLGLTVLKLGGTGLCAPQDPAYQAWLATVGDIRVDGCPAAIAPDRLALTALYGETGGAYWKEAANWLGEAPLRDWHGVETDSEGHVISIDLGYNNLRGRLPPELALMERLETLRLIGNGLTGHIPPELARLARLATLDLSVNLLTGPVPADLGRLAALSVLDLSANGLTGTVPPELGRLDRLTVLDLRLNRLHGPLPPELGNLRSLGRLELSSNEFTGPVPPELGRPAALTVLNLAVNGLTGPVPPELRRLRSLVTLDLDRNGLTGSVPPELGQLANLEELDLSTNALTGPVPPELGRLANLEELNLSTNGLTGPVPPELGRLANLVTLSLASNRLSGSVPSELGALGKLRTLSLSGNAALSGPLPRAFLNLDLTSLLLAGTRLCASRDVETQTWLRDIDERRVANCGDAVARVTSAYLTQAVQSLENPVPLVAGKPALLRVFVTNGGMADVKRPPVRATFYRNDLTVYTVEIPGGDDRLPDRPEEGDLAASSNAAIPAEVVRPGLEMVIEIDHGGIPDSASGVGRRQPSTGRLALEVTEVPPLDLTLVPFLWTSNPDRALADYAAGLSSDDELFRMTRETLPVGDFHLYVRAPVWTSVKSEAKNTISILVEVFVVRILDGARGHYMGILPASERVGVATIPGSIGVSALDAYTIAHELGHNMNLRHAPCGGPAGLDPDYPYVDGTTGAWGYDLLSGSLVSPRTFDLMSYCPPGWISDFHFVKALIYRRSLETPVPAVRAASATNLLLWGEVNDLAETVLHPAFAVDAPPALPETGGPYRLTGEDGAGNTLFALSFGASAVADGAGRVFAFVLPVRTDWLDRLHRIALSGPEGVKTIDRRGGSAAAIMLDRTTGAVRGILRDWPDQGGSPAFARRVPPDGDFEVLISRGIPDLNPR comes from the coding sequence ATGAGGTTTCTTGTCGTTCCTGTCGTCCTCTCGATCATTGTCCTTCCGTCGTGCAGCAGGGAAAGCCCCACGGGACCGCTGCCGGCGGCCAGCATCAGGATATCGCCTGCCGAGGCCGAGCTGGACGCCATTGGCGCGACCGTGCAGTTCACCGCGTCGGTCCGGGACGGGAACGATCGGGTGATAGCGGACGCTGCAGTGACGTGGACCAGCGGAAACACCGAAGTGGCCAGCGTGACTGAAGAGGGCCTGGTCACGGCCAAGAAGAACGGTTCCGCGGTCGTCACTGCCGTTTCAGGGCAATTCCGTGCGAACGCCGCCGTCACGGTATCGCAGGCGGTCGCCCGCATCGAGGTCGCGCCCGCCAGCGCAACGCTGACGAAGGCGGACGGGTCTCTGCGGGTGGAAGCCGTGGCGAAAGACAGGAACGGCAACCTGGTGCCGAACGCGCGGCTCGTCTGGACAAGCAGCGATCCCATCATCGTCTCGGTGAACGCCCTGGGAGACCTCGAGGCGCGGTCGAACGGAAACGCCCGGATCACCGTGTCTTCCGGGGAAGTATCGACAAGCGTGGAGATCACGGTCTCGGGTTTCGGACCGGACGCGCCGGAACGCGCCGCCCTGGTGGCGCTGTTCAACGGCACCGGCGGACCGGGATGGACGCTCGCCACGAACTGGTCGAGCGACGCGCCCCTGGCCGAGTGGCAAGGAGTGACGACTGACGCCGAAGGAAGGGTGATTGAATTGTTGCTCGACAGGAACGGCCTGAACGGCGCATTTCCCGTGGAACTGGGCCGGCTGGGAAGGCTCCGGTCTCTTTCGCTCGTGGGCAATCAGTTGACCGGAAGCATACCCCCCGAAATCGGACGACTCGCCAGGCTGGAGGCGCTGGATATTTCCTACAACCGGTTGACCGGAAGCATACCCCCCGAGATCGGACGACTCGTCAGGCTCAGGAAACTCGGCGCCAACGGTAACAACTTCTCGCCCGGGCCGTTGCCCCGGTCCATGACCAATCTCGACAACCTCGAATCCTTGAGGCTTGCGAGGACTTTTCTATGCGCATCGTTGGACGCGGTTTTCCAGGCCTGGCTCGGCGAGATTGGCGACGTTGAAGTGGACAACTGCGAGGACATGGAGCGGAGCGCGCTGATCGCGTTGTACAACGCGGCGGACGGGGGGAACTGGACCGGACGGCACAATTGGCTCACCGGCGCGCCCCTGAGCGACTGGCACGGAGTAGCGACCAATGACATGGGCCAGGTAACGGGCCTGGATCTGGAAGACAACAGCCTGAGGGGAACGCTGCCGTCCAGACTGGGCGATCTCCGGTCTCTGAGCGTATTGGACCTGTCGAACAACTCCGGGCTGACGGGACCGCTGCCTGTGTCGCTGGTTGGTCTCGGCCTGACGGTCCTCAAGTTGGGCGGAACGGGTCTTTGCGCGCCACAGGACCCCGCTTACCAGGCCTGGCTGGCCACCGTCGGGGACATACGGGTCGACGGCTGTCCCGCCGCAATTGCCCCCGACAGGTTGGCGTTGACCGCGCTATACGGCGAAACGGGCGGCGCGTACTGGAAGGAGGCCGCCAACTGGCTCGGCGAAGCGCCGTTGCGAGACTGGCACGGTGTCGAAACCGACTCCGAAGGGCATGTGATCTCCATCGACCTGGGGTACAATAACCTGAGGGGGCGTCTGCCTCCGGAACTGGCGCTGATGGAACGTCTGGAAACGTTGCGTCTTATCGGCAACGGCCTGACCGGGCACATTCCGCCCGAACTCGCGCGCCTCGCCCGGCTCGCAACGTTGGATCTCTCGGTGAACCTGTTGACGGGGCCCGTTCCGGCCGATCTGGGACGCCTGGCAGCCCTCTCCGTCCTCGATCTCTCCGCCAACGGGTTGACCGGGACCGTTCCACCCGAACTGGGACGCCTCGACCGGCTCACCGTCCTCGATCTCAGGCTCAACCGGTTACACGGACCGCTTCCACCGGAACTGGGGAACCTCCGCAGCCTCGGGCGACTGGAGCTCTCCTCCAACGAGTTTACGGGCCCTGTTCCCCCGGAATTGGGACGACCGGCAGCCCTCACCGTCCTCAACCTCGCCGTCAACGGGCTGACGGGCCCCGTTCCACCCGAATTGAGGCGACTCCGAAGCCTCGTCACACTCGACCTCGATAGAAACGGGCTGACGGGCTCCGTTCCGCCGGAACTGGGACAACTGGCCAACCTCGAGGAACTGGACCTCTCCACCAATGCGTTGACGGGCCCCGTTCCACCGGAACTGGGACGACTGGCCAACCTCGAGGAACTTAACCTCTCCACCAACGGGCTGACGGGCCCCGTTCCGCCGGAACTGGGACGACTGGCAAATCTCGTCACGCTGAGCCTGGCGTCGAATCGTCTGAGCGGGTCGGTCCCGTCCGAACTGGGAGCGCTCGGAAAGCTCAGGACGCTGAGTCTTTCCGGCAACGCCGCGCTGTCGGGACCGTTGCCGCGCGCGTTTCTCAACCTCGACCTGACCTCTCTGCTGCTGGCCGGCACGCGACTTTGCGCGTCCCGGGACGTCGAGACCCAGACGTGGTTGCGGGATATAGATGAAAGGCGCGTTGCCAACTGCGGCGACGCCGTCGCACGCGTTACGTCGGCGTATCTCACGCAGGCGGTGCAGTCCCTCGAAAATCCGGTGCCGCTGGTTGCCGGCAAGCCCGCGCTCCTGCGCGTCTTCGTAACGAACGGCGGCATGGCCGACGTCAAACGGCCGCCGGTACGCGCTACGTTCTACCGGAACGATCTTACAGTGTACACGGTCGAGATTCCGGGCGGAGACGACAGACTGCCGGACCGTCCGGAGGAGGGAGATCTCGCGGCTTCATCCAACGCCGCGATACCGGCCGAAGTCGTTCGGCCGGGCCTGGAAATGGTGATAGAAATCGACCACGGCGGAATACCGGATTCCGCTTCGGGCGTCGGTCGCCGCCAGCCGTCTACCGGACGGCTGGCCCTGGAGGTGACAGAGGTGCCGCCCCTCGACCTTACCCTGGTCCCGTTTCTGTGGACGTCGAATCCGGACCGGGCGCTCGCCGACTACGCCGCGGGCCTGTCGTCCGATGACGAACTGTTCAGGATGACCCGGGAGACGCTGCCGGTAGGTGATTTCCATCTGTACGTGCGCGCGCCCGTATGGACCTCGGTGAAATCCGAGGCGAAGAACACCATATCGATCCTGGTCGAGGTCTTTGTGGTTCGCATCCTGGACGGCGCCCGGGGACACTACATGGGCATCCTCCCTGCCAGCGAACGCGTGGGCGTCGCAACCATCCCCGGAAGCATCGGCGTGTCGGCGCTGGACGCATACACCATTGCCCATGAACTCGGACACAACATGAACCTGAGGCACGCGCCGTGCGGCGGACCGGCCGGGCTGGACCCCGACTATCCCTACGTCGACGGGACTACCGGCGCATGGGGATACGACCTCCTGTCGGGATCGCTGGTGTCGCCGCGGACCTTCGACCTGATGAGTTACTGCCCTCCCGGATGGATCAGCGACTTCCACTTCGTCAAGGCGCTGATCTATCGGCGGTCCCTGGAAACGCCCGTTCCGGCGGTGCGCGCCGCTTCCGCGACCAACCTGCTGCTATGGGGCGAAGTGAACGACCTGGCGGAAACCGTCCTCCATCCTGCCTTCGCGGTCGACGCCCCGCCCGCCCTGCCGGAGACCGGCGGTCCGTATCGCCTCACCGGAGAAGACGGAGCGGGGAACACGCTGTTCGCGCTGTCCTTCGGCGCGTCGGCAGTAGCGGACGGGGCCGGGCGCGTTTTCGCCTTCGTGCTTCCCGTCCGGACAGACTGGCTCGATCGATTGCATCGGATCGCGTTATCCGGCCCGGAAGGGGTGAAGACGATAGATCGAAGAGGAGGGTCGGCCGCCGCGATCATGCTGGACCGGACGACCGGAGCGGTCCGTGGCATCCTCCGAGACTGGCCCGACCAGGGCGGCTCACCCGCGTTCGCCCGGCGCGTGCCGCCGGACGGAGATTTCGAAGTCCTGATCAGCCGCGGCATCCCGGATTTGAATCCCCGGTAG
- a CDS encoding Fic family protein — protein sequence MQSNETRPIWNPETGIEDLEVDSSDLSSSEIPGIKAIWTEQQERLKDKAQLSDFTEKLSREWAIETGILENLYEIDRGVTQTLIERGFQSELLSHGTTNKPGEFVIRLLRDQKEALEGVFAFVKNDRSLTTSYIKELHAVLLRNQHTTEGLDSQGRKTEVPLIKGDWKTQPNYPVRDGVMYSYCPPEQVGSEMDRLIEMHEAHICNGVSAEVQAAWLHHRFAQIHPFQDGNGRVVRAIASLVLVKEGLFPLVIRRDDRGRYLEVLEAADHGDLNPLVKLITRLQRDQFRKATQISEDLRREEDVQAVLDGLDKEARRIATEQRKAYRQVFEFASAIENNLENRLNAIRRDVLRPLRRIALQATAFVRRSDENSDHFYRAQIVEIAKEHIGYYASTSEYRSWVSLIMRWSRRGQLVFAIHGIGRPFNGSLICSPFLEFRDYDVSDEEREERQSNSTLIPVDEEGFIFFYNEDKERLLERFTPWRENVLKVVISELTQNL from the coding sequence GTGCAAAGCAACGAAACGCGTCCGATCTGGAATCCCGAAACAGGCATTGAAGACCTTGAAGTTGATTCGAGTGATCTCAGTTCTTCCGAGATCCCGGGGATCAAAGCGATTTGGACCGAGCAGCAGGAACGGTTGAAGGACAAGGCGCAACTTTCCGACTTCACCGAGAAGTTGAGCCGTGAATGGGCGATAGAAACCGGTATCCTCGAGAATCTATACGAGATCGACCGCGGCGTCACGCAGACCCTCATCGAGCGGGGATTTCAGTCCGAACTTCTTAGCCACGGGACGACCAATAAACCCGGCGAATTCGTGATACGGCTCTTGCGAGATCAGAAGGAAGCTTTGGAAGGCGTCTTCGCCTTCGTGAAGAACGACCGGTCCCTCACTACTTCCTATATCAAAGAGTTACACGCGGTTTTGCTGCGCAACCAGCACACGACCGAGGGCCTCGACAGTCAGGGTAGAAAAACCGAAGTCCCACTCATCAAAGGTGACTGGAAAACCCAGCCGAACTACCCCGTCCGGGATGGCGTGATGTACAGCTACTGCCCGCCGGAACAGGTTGGGTCGGAGATGGACCGGTTGATTGAGATGCACGAGGCGCACATCTGCAACGGCGTGTCTGCTGAAGTACAGGCCGCGTGGCTGCATCATCGATTCGCCCAGATCCATCCGTTTCAAGATGGAAACGGTCGCGTGGTTCGTGCGATCGCTTCGCTGGTGCTTGTTAAAGAAGGACTCTTCCCACTTGTGATAAGGAGGGACGACAGGGGGAGATACCTGGAAGTCCTTGAAGCCGCCGACCATGGCGACCTGAACCCTCTTGTCAAGCTGATCACCAGACTGCAAAGAGATCAGTTTCGAAAAGCAACCCAGATATCCGAAGATCTGCGTCGGGAGGAGGACGTGCAGGCGGTTCTGGACGGGTTGGATAAGGAAGCCCGCAGAATCGCGACAGAGCAACGAAAGGCATACCGGCAAGTTTTTGAATTCGCCAGCGCTATCGAGAACAATCTTGAGAATCGCCTGAATGCAATTAGGCGAGATGTATTGAGACCTCTAAGACGGATAGCGCTTCAAGCAACTGCTTTCGTACGAAGATCCGATGAAAACTCGGATCATTTCTACCGGGCTCAGATCGTAGAGATTGCAAAAGAACATATTGGCTACTACGCCAGTACTTCCGAATACAGGTCCTGGGTTTCATTGATCATGCGGTGGTCGCGTCGTGGCCAGTTGGTGTTTGCGATACACGGAATCGGAAGGCCATTTAACGGAAGCCTCATCTGCTCGCCATTCCTGGAATTCAGAGACTACGATGTTTCCGACGAGGAGCGCGAGGAGCGTCAATCAAATTCAACACTGATTCCGGTCGACGAGGAGGGGTTTATCTTTTTTTACAACGAGGACAAGGAACGACTGCTCGAAAGGTTTACGCCCTGGCGGGAAAACGTCCTGAAAGTCGTGATCAGCGAGCTCACTCAGAACCTATAA
- a CDS encoding phytanoyl-CoA dioxygenase family protein — translation MTNHPTDAERFLFDTNGYLVLEDFLPESLVDSLNAALERTIARRRDPGFHRAHEPAFEDRVDGANARVMHLLAEDPLFLDMLDYEPMMAYVHDLFNEMPHLHSTDAIYEVEPEEHHGRGWHMDGIQHGFRDFRPHIPLLQFKVGYYLSDMSEPDQGNLTLVPGSHKSLIEPDSKNGMPGAVQVCGRPGTAVLFHNGVWHSAGPFTRHGGKRVILYYGYEHPWMLACAEQWRYDRDFLNGLTPRHRRFFHGFVFDPPEYRWG, via the coding sequence ATGACCAACCATCCCACAGACGCCGAACGTTTCCTGTTCGACACGAACGGTTACCTGGTGCTGGAAGATTTCCTGCCTGAATCCCTGGTCGATTCGCTCAATGCCGCTCTGGAGCGGACGATAGCGCGCCGCCGCGATCCCGGGTTCCATCGAGCGCACGAGCCGGCCTTTGAGGATCGGGTCGACGGAGCCAACGCGCGGGTCATGCACCTGCTGGCAGAAGACCCGCTCTTTCTGGACATGCTCGACTACGAGCCGATGATGGCCTATGTCCATGATCTGTTCAACGAGATGCCGCATCTGCACTCGACCGATGCCATCTACGAGGTCGAACCCGAAGAGCATCACGGCCGGGGCTGGCATATGGACGGGATCCAGCACGGATTTCGCGACTTCCGGCCGCACATCCCGTTGTTGCAGTTCAAGGTGGGGTATTACCTGAGCGACATGTCCGAACCCGACCAGGGCAACCTGACCCTGGTACCGGGCAGCCACAAGTCCCTGATCGAACCGGATTCGAAGAACGGCATGCCCGGCGCCGTGCAGGTCTGCGGGCGGCCCGGCACGGCCGTGCTCTTCCACAACGGGGTGTGGCATTCGGCCGGCCCGTTCACGCGCCACGGCGGCAAGCGGGTGATCCTCTACTACGGCTACGAACACCCGTGGATGCTGGCGTGCGCGGAGCAGTGGCGGTACGACAGGGACTTCCTGAACGGCCTCACACCCAGACACCGGCGCTTCTTCCACGGGTTCGTCTTCGATCCGCCCGAATACCGCTGGGGTTGA
- a CDS encoding amidohydrolase family protein, with protein sequence MIYDGHAYCFPPTRDIGGFDDRAEFHRHLQLFMALARQQPVWRHSDRAPADATGLYDPDRPWRFEGLRDADFRTGKHGLAEWTVDGEDYVKQALPPWTEDFSFPAEYLVAEMDYAGVDRALLHRTPYMGLDDSYIAECCRRYPKRIQGLAQVPEWWIPERTGEAIAKLERAIGVHGLSGLQFAPFHRPLYDLSAEWTGPDFDPFWTAVAELGIPVFFTLGAVGSPSAYIEELHSLRAWMDRFPDVDVIVTHGFPWRMFAERDRINVPDEVYEAAPAGHPRFHIQILFAVFLQSRWDYPMPQMRPVLEKMVERSGADRILWGTDIPIVLLHWTYRQSLDYVRRYCPFLDEDEMAAILGGNMERIMGVGKSAG encoded by the coding sequence ATGATCTACGACGGACACGCCTACTGTTTTCCTCCCACGCGCGATATCGGTGGTTTCGACGATCGTGCCGAGTTCCATCGTCATTTACAACTGTTCATGGCCCTGGCCCGGCAGCAACCGGTCTGGCGGCATAGCGACCGCGCGCCGGCCGACGCAACGGGCCTCTACGACCCCGATCGACCCTGGCGCTTCGAGGGCCTGCGGGACGCGGACTTCCGCACCGGAAAACATGGACTGGCCGAGTGGACGGTCGACGGCGAGGATTACGTCAAGCAGGCCTTGCCGCCGTGGACGGAGGACTTCTCCTTCCCCGCGGAGTACCTGGTGGCAGAGATGGACTACGCGGGCGTCGACCGGGCTCTCCTGCACCGCACGCCCTACATGGGGCTCGACGACAGTTACATCGCGGAGTGTTGCCGCCGCTACCCCAAGCGGATCCAGGGACTGGCCCAGGTCCCCGAGTGGTGGATTCCGGAACGGACCGGCGAGGCCATTGCGAAACTGGAACGGGCGATCGGCGTTCACGGCCTTTCGGGCCTTCAGTTCGCGCCTTTTCATCGGCCGCTTTATGACCTCTCCGCTGAATGGACCGGGCCCGATTTCGACCCGTTCTGGACAGCAGTGGCCGAACTGGGTATTCCTGTTTTCTTCACCCTCGGCGCAGTCGGATCGCCTTCCGCATACATCGAAGAGCTACATTCGTTGCGTGCCTGGATGGACCGATTCCCCGATGTGGACGTGATCGTGACGCATGGATTCCCCTGGCGGATGTTTGCCGAACGCGACCGGATCAACGTCCCCGACGAAGTGTACGAAGCCGCACCCGCGGGCCACCCCCGTTTCCACATCCAGATCCTCTTCGCCGTGTTCCTGCAGTCGCGCTGGGACTACCCCATGCCGCAGATGCGGCCCGTCCTGGAGAAGATGGTCGAACGTTCCGGCGCCGACCGCATCCTGTGGGGAACGGACATCCCCATCGTGCTGCTGCACTGGACCTATCGCCAGAGCCTGGACTATGTGAGGCGCTACTGCCCGTTCCTGGACGAGGACGAGATGGCGGCGATCCTCGGTGGCAATATGGAGCGGATCATGGGGGTGGGTAAATCGGCCGGGTAG
- a CDS encoding Gfo/Idh/MocA family oxidoreductase, with protein MQQYRVAILGCRGRGTAAGRAYHQHPRTEVVALCDLVPERLATLGDELGVAARYDDLDRMIDAEAPDIVAIPTGTEFHYTLAMRVLEHGVHIDIEKPICTTLAEADAVLAKAVEKGVQVAVHHQGRSGGALQAIKAAIAEGRIGDLRYVQGSGKGYYGGYGLMNIATHSLNAMLGVVGPVRSVQAVALTDGRPITPEDVVPSPSGMGYIAGEHVTAALDFECGISGVLLQHRFPRMDSTAYMIEIYGTEGRLYWKSDAPWILSTPHFAPGQAEWQPLTPIVPAHYDPAGPASLEDYQFADEYVQALDEGRAHECSGDAGRHVLEILMGIFESGARGRRVELPQAERDHPLLRWREEHGMGLPGPMPRPYAEWLAAEDCRLGRGAS; from the coding sequence ATGCAACAATACCGAGTCGCTATTCTGGGCTGCCGTGGCCGAGGCACGGCCGCGGGCCGCGCGTACCATCAGCATCCCCGCACCGAGGTTGTGGCATTATGCGACCTCGTGCCCGAACGGCTGGCGACCCTCGGCGACGAACTGGGAGTTGCGGCTCGTTACGACGATCTCGACCGGATGATCGACGCCGAGGCCCCGGACATTGTCGCCATTCCCACGGGCACGGAATTCCACTATACATTGGCTATGCGCGTGCTGGAGCACGGAGTCCACATCGACATCGAAAAGCCGATTTGCACGACCCTGGCCGAGGCCGACGCGGTGTTGGCCAAAGCCGTGGAGAAAGGGGTGCAAGTGGCCGTGCATCACCAGGGGCGCAGCGGTGGCGCGCTGCAAGCGATCAAAGCGGCGATTGCCGAGGGCCGGATCGGCGACTTGCGCTATGTGCAGGGCAGCGGCAAAGGCTACTACGGCGGCTACGGCCTGATGAATATCGCCACACACTCGCTCAATGCCATGCTCGGCGTGGTCGGGCCGGTGCGGAGCGTGCAAGCCGTGGCCTTGACCGATGGCCGTCCAATCACTCCCGAGGATGTGGTGCCGTCGCCGAGCGGCATGGGCTATATCGCCGGTGAACACGTGACCGCGGCGCTTGACTTTGAATGCGGGATTTCGGGTGTCCTCCTGCAGCACCGCTTCCCCAGGATGGATTCAACAGCCTATATGATCGAGATCTACGGCACCGAGGGCAGGCTCTACTGGAAAAGCGACGCCCCGTGGATTTTGTCCACGCCACATTTCGCCCCCGGCCAGGCTGAGTGGCAGCCGCTTACCCCCATCGTGCCAGCGCACTACGATCCGGCGGGTCCGGCTTCTCTGGAGGATTACCAGTTCGCCGACGAGTACGTGCAGGCGCTTGACGAGGGCCGTGCGCACGAGTGTTCGGGCGACGCTGGACGCCACGTGCTGGAGATACTGATGGGGATTTTCGAGTCGGGCGCGCGCGGTCGGCGTGTGGAACTGCCGCAAGCGGAACGCGATCACCCGCTCCTGCGCTGGCGCGAGGAACACGGCATGGGCCTGCCCGGCCCGATGCCGCGCCCGTATGCGGAATGGCTCGCCGCGGAAGACTGCCGTTTGGGACGGGGTGCGAGCTAG
- a CDS encoding DUF2283 domain-containing protein: MKLHVDKEADALYLRFDDSAIVESEEVSLGVVLDFNDSNEVVGVELLQLSKRSTNLNLSAPVFETV, encoded by the coding sequence ATGAAACTCCATGTAGACAAGGAAGCGGACGCTCTTTACCTGCGCTTCGACGATTCAGCCATTGTCGAGTCTGAGGAAGTCTCCCTTGGCGTGGTGCTCGATTTTAACGATTCGAACGAAGTGGTGGGCGTGGAATTGCTTCAGCTTTCGAAGCGCTCCACTAACCTGAATCTTTCTGCGCCAGTGTTCGAGACCGTGTGA